The following proteins are co-located in the Candidatus Hydrogenedentota bacterium genome:
- the hisI gene encoding phosphoribosyl-AMP cyclohydrolase, giving the protein MQSESSSVRALYDILKTDDKGLVAAIIQHHETGQVLMLGYMNEESLGITLRERKACFWSRSRQKLWRKGETSGNVLNVIEIRVDCDGDALLVKCDPIGPTCHTNETSCFYRKVDFDASMTLAGDGVAKE; this is encoded by the coding sequence ATGCAATCCGAATCGTCTTCCGTTCGAGCGCTGTACGACATACTCAAGACCGATGATAAGGGGCTTGTCGCTGCCATTATCCAGCACCACGAGACCGGCCAAGTCTTGATGTTGGGTTACATGAACGAAGAGTCTCTCGGCATCACGCTTCGCGAACGGAAGGCGTGCTTCTGGTCCCGCTCCAGGCAGAAGCTTTGGCGAAAAGGCGAAACTTCCGGCAACGTGCTCAACGTCATCGAGATCCGCGTCGACTGCGACGGCGATGCGCTGCTTGTCAAGTGCGATCCCATTGGGCCCACCTGCCACACCAATGAAACGAGCTGTTTTTATCGGAAGGTGGACTTTGACGCCAGCATGACCTTAGCCGGCGACGGCGTCGCAAAAGAATAG
- the trpE gene encoding anthranilate synthase component I has translation MIHPTLEEFRKLAKPGAVVPVYRDVVADLETPVTAYLKIAKGQAYSFLLESVEKADQIGRYSFLGANPSTVFRSKGRDVVLTRDGRQSSFTSDDPLEELRKIMKDYQPVPVEGVPSFHGGAVGYMSYDQVRFFEKLPDKNPDALNLPDLYFMITDTILIFDHVNNRLKVVSNAHVKSDTASAYNEAVRKIDDLVATLKKPLFVTTERMHSGEVNAEIKSSFTKEAFCAAVDKAKEYICAGDIFQVVLSQRFEREVYASPTNLYRALRCINPSPYMTLVQYPEFSLVGSSPEVMTQVRNGRCMVRPIAGTRPRGASAAEDLALEKDLMADEKERAEHIMLVDLGRNDIGRISDPGTVAPSRLMTIEHYSHVMHIVSEVEGRIRKDADAFEALRATFPMGTVSGAPKIRAMEIIDELEPVRRGPYAGGCGYISFSGDMDTCIIIRTMVVKDGVAYLQAGAGIVYDSVPEREYDETVNKAKALFRAVEFAEKGLES, from the coding sequence ATGATTCATCCAACATTGGAGGAGTTCAGAAAGCTCGCCAAACCTGGGGCAGTGGTCCCTGTGTATCGCGATGTCGTTGCGGACTTGGAAACGCCGGTCACGGCGTATCTGAAGATTGCCAAGGGCCAAGCTTACTCGTTCCTGTTAGAAAGCGTCGAGAAGGCCGATCAGATTGGCCGGTATTCGTTTCTTGGCGCGAATCCCTCGACGGTCTTTCGATCCAAGGGCCGCGACGTTGTGCTCACGCGCGACGGACGTCAATCGTCGTTCACGTCGGACGACCCCCTCGAAGAATTGCGCAAGATCATGAAGGATTACCAGCCTGTGCCGGTGGAAGGCGTCCCATCATTCCATGGCGGTGCGGTTGGTTATATGTCCTACGATCAGGTCCGGTTCTTCGAGAAGTTGCCCGACAAGAATCCTGACGCGCTCAATTTGCCCGACCTGTATTTCATGATCACGGACACCATCCTGATCTTCGATCACGTTAACAACCGCCTCAAGGTAGTCTCGAACGCGCACGTTAAGAGCGACACAGCGTCTGCGTACAACGAGGCCGTCCGCAAGATAGACGATCTTGTCGCCACGCTGAAGAAACCTCTCTTCGTCACGACCGAGCGCATGCACTCCGGCGAGGTCAACGCGGAGATCAAGTCGAGCTTTACCAAAGAAGCGTTCTGCGCCGCTGTCGACAAAGCGAAGGAGTATATCTGCGCGGGCGACATCTTCCAGGTGGTGTTGTCGCAACGCTTCGAGCGCGAAGTATACGCGAGTCCCACGAATCTTTACCGCGCGCTTCGCTGCATCAATCCGTCGCCCTACATGACCCTGGTGCAATACCCCGAGTTTTCGCTGGTTGGATCCAGCCCGGAAGTGATGACTCAGGTGCGCAACGGGCGATGCATGGTGCGGCCCATCGCAGGCACTCGTCCGCGCGGCGCGAGCGCGGCGGAAGACCTGGCCCTCGAAAAGGATCTCATGGCCGACGAGAAGGAGCGTGCCGAGCACATTATGCTGGTCGACTTGGGTCGTAACGACATCGGCCGAATCAGCGATCCCGGCACGGTTGCGCCATCGCGCTTAATGACCATTGAGCATTACTCTCACGTGATGCATATCGTCAGCGAAGTCGAAGGCCGCATCCGAAAGGATGCAGACGCTTTCGAGGCACTTCGCGCAACCTTCCCCATGGGAACGGTTAGCGGAGCGCCGAAAATTCGCGCCATGGAGATTATCGACGAATTGGAGCCGGTGCGGCGCGGACCCTACGCGGGCGGTTGCGGCTACATCAGCTTCTCGGGAGACATGGACACCTGCATCATCATCAGAACGATGGTGGTTAAGGACGGAGTCGCCTACTTGCAGGCCGGCGCCGGCATTGTCTACGACAGCGTGCCCGAACGCGAATACGATGAAACCGTCAACAAGGCAAAGGCTCTGTTCCGGGCCGTTGAGTTCGCGGAGAAAGGACTCGAATCATGA
- the accB gene encoding acetyl-CoA carboxylase biotin carboxyl carrier protein, giving the protein MDLDKLRELIDIFQSSDLWEIELEEEGRRVRLTKGQQVVQQQPQSFVATLPPVAAPVMAAAPLAPVPIAPINVSHAAPAAPEATPAEGEEDLVTIDSPMVGVFYAAPSPGDPPFVSVGDTIELDQTVCIVEAMKLMNEVTAKFRAVIVRVLVENAEPVEYGQPLFAVRPLDTA; this is encoded by the coding sequence TTGGATCTCGATAAGCTCCGGGAACTTATAGACATTTTCCAGTCGTCCGATCTTTGGGAAATTGAACTCGAAGAAGAGGGACGGCGTGTTAGGTTGACCAAGGGCCAGCAGGTTGTGCAGCAGCAACCGCAGTCATTTGTGGCGACTTTGCCCCCCGTGGCAGCGCCGGTTATGGCTGCAGCCCCCTTGGCGCCAGTTCCCATTGCTCCCATTAACGTATCACATGCGGCTCCTGCGGCGCCGGAGGCCACTCCCGCCGAAGGAGAGGAAGACCTGGTAACCATTGATTCTCCGATGGTCGGCGTGTTCTACGCCGCTCCTTCGCCCGGCGATCCGCCGTTCGTCAGCGTGGGAGATACCATTGAATTAGACCAGACCGTCTGCATCGTGGAAGCCATGAAACTGATGAATGAGGTGACAGCGAAGTTCCGGGCTGTCATCGTTCGGGTTCTGGTCGAGAATGCGGAGCCGGTCGAATACGGGCAGCCCCTGTTTGCGGTGCGGCCTTTGGACACGGCATAG
- a CDS encoding GDP-mannose 4,6-dehydratase, translating into MRALVTGGAGFIGSHLCDALVKRGHKVFVLDDLSTGRYENIEHIDGLTTVIDSTLNQDIVRELVREVDVVYHLAATLGVELVVDEPILTITNNIRGTETILEETCRYRRRLLITSTSEVYGKSEKEVFKEDDDRIMGSTHLSRWSYAESKAIDEFLALAYWRTKRLPCVVVRLFNIVGPRQTGRYGMVVPRFVRAALLGEPLPVYGDGRQTRCFAYVGDAVPALMGLMERADISGEIFNLGNTERIAIVDLAKRVIERTRSTSDIHFIDYGQAYGPGYEDMRHRAPSLEKIQAAIGYQPNTPLDVILDSVIEDMRKRM; encoded by the coding sequence ATGCGGGCATTGGTAACGGGCGGCGCCGGTTTTATCGGGTCGCACTTGTGCGACGCGTTGGTCAAGCGAGGACACAAGGTCTTTGTGCTTGACGACCTCAGCACGGGACGCTACGAGAACATTGAACATATCGATGGTCTCACGACTGTAATCGACTCGACGCTGAACCAGGATATCGTGCGCGAATTGGTGCGCGAAGTGGACGTCGTCTATCACTTGGCGGCGACATTGGGCGTTGAGTTGGTGGTGGACGAGCCCATTCTCACGATTACCAACAATATCCGTGGCACGGAGACGATCCTCGAAGAGACGTGCCGCTACCGCAGGCGCCTGCTCATCACGTCCACGAGTGAGGTCTACGGCAAGAGCGAAAAGGAAGTCTTCAAGGAAGACGATGACCGCATCATGGGCTCCACGCATTTGAGCCGATGGAGCTATGCGGAATCGAAAGCCATCGATGAATTCCTGGCGCTGGCCTATTGGCGCACGAAACGGCTGCCCTGTGTCGTTGTGCGCTTATTCAACATTGTCGGGCCGAGACAGACCGGGCGCTATGGCATGGTGGTCCCGCGGTTTGTCCGCGCGGCACTGCTCGGCGAACCGCTTCCTGTGTATGGAGATGGGCGCCAGACGCGCTGCTTTGCGTATGTGGGCGACGCCGTGCCCGCGCTGATGGGGTTGATGGAGCGCGCGGATATATCCGGCGAGATCTTCAACTTGGGAAACACCGAGCGCATCGCCATAGTCGATCTTGCGAAACGCGTCATTGAGCGCACCCGCAGTACGTCGGATATTCATTTCATCGACTACGGCCAAGCCTACGGTCCTGGATACGAGGACATGCGGCATCGCGCGCCGTCTCTGGAAAAGATTCAAGCGGCGATTGGATACCAGCCCAATACGCCGCTTGATGTGATTCTCGATTCCGTCATCGAGGACATGCGCAAGCGCATGTAG
- a CDS encoding Xaa-Pro peptidase family protein translates to MTRLEGLRRRMTEARCDAFVSFAPPSNQYLTGFRGTTSAVIITASEAQFLCDFRYIEQAEEMVDKAFSIEQMAGSLIMRAGERLEQLGARVAAFEPSYMTVAELRTLRKHFTHELKEVDDIVLAGRRIKDSAEVEAIRAAQSLAESVLEEVTAQLRVGQTEQEVAAQFEYGFRKRGATGPSFESIVLFGSRCSLPHGQPGPTKLREQDTVLLDFGCRLNGYCSDLTRTYAFGSLSDLWFEEIYRLTLTAQRKALESIKPGMRGREVDAIARAVIEDGGHGKHFGHGLGHGVGIEIHEGPRLNIESETVLQPGMVVTVEPGIYLPGQGGVRIEDLVVVTESGYENLTTAPKELRVLGT, encoded by the coding sequence ATGACGCGACTCGAGGGACTGCGCCGGCGCATGACTGAGGCCCGGTGTGACGCATTTGTCAGCTTTGCTCCACCTAGCAATCAGTATCTGACGGGCTTTCGCGGCACCACGTCTGCCGTCATAATCACCGCAAGCGAGGCCCAGTTCTTGTGCGATTTCCGCTATATCGAGCAAGCGGAAGAGATGGTGGACAAAGCCTTTTCCATCGAGCAGATGGCGGGGTCGCTTATCATGCGGGCCGGGGAGCGGCTTGAGCAGTTGGGCGCGCGAGTTGCCGCGTTCGAACCCTCGTATATGACCGTTGCCGAGTTACGCACCCTTCGTAAACACTTCACTCACGAACTCAAGGAAGTCGACGACATCGTCCTGGCTGGCCGCCGCATCAAGGATTCCGCCGAAGTGGAGGCGATACGGGCGGCCCAGTCACTCGCGGAGTCCGTACTTGAAGAAGTTACGGCCCAACTTCGTGTCGGGCAGACCGAACAGGAGGTTGCGGCCCAGTTCGAGTACGGTTTCCGGAAACGGGGCGCCACGGGGCCTTCCTTCGAGTCCATCGTTTTATTTGGTTCCCGATGCTCGCTTCCTCACGGCCAGCCCGGTCCCACCAAGCTCCGGGAGCAGGATACTGTTCTTCTCGACTTCGGTTGCCGGCTCAATGGCTACTGCTCCGACTTGACTCGCACCTATGCGTTTGGTAGCCTCTCCGACTTGTGGTTCGAGGAGATTTACCGCCTAACCTTAACCGCGCAACGCAAGGCCCTGGAATCGATAAAACCGGGTATGCGAGGGCGGGAAGTGGATGCTATCGCTCGGGCAGTAATTGAAGATGGCGGCCACGGTAAGCACTTCGGCCACGGCTTGGGGCACGGGGTGGGGATTGAAATCCACGAAGGACCGAGACTCAACATCGAGTCCGAAACCGTGTTGCAGCCAGGAATGGTCGTAACGGTGGAACCGGGCATCTATCTCCCTGGCCAAGGTGGAGTCCGAATCGAGGACCTCGTAGTGGTCACCGAGTCGGGATACGAGAATTTGACGACCGCACCAAAGGAACTAAGGGTCTTAGGAACATGA
- a CDS encoding aminodeoxychorismate/anthranilate synthase component II yields the protein MIVLIDNYDSFTYNLVQYFGELERDIRVFRNDAIDVEGIRALNPDRIVISPGPCTPHEAGISIDVIKQLGPEFPLLGVCLGHQAIGAAFGGDVVRAGRIMHGKVCAMTHTGNRFFKDVPSPFTATRYHSLIIKRDTCPKDLEITAETDQKEIMAVAHTKYPIFGVQFHPESILTENGKQMIRNFMDVKK from the coding sequence ATGATCGTACTCATTGACAACTACGATTCGTTCACGTACAACCTCGTGCAGTACTTTGGCGAATTGGAGCGGGACATTCGGGTCTTTCGCAACGATGCCATTGACGTGGAAGGCATCCGCGCGCTCAATCCCGACCGCATCGTGATTTCGCCGGGGCCCTGCACGCCGCACGAGGCGGGAATTTCCATCGACGTCATCAAGCAACTCGGGCCGGAGTTTCCCTTGTTGGGCGTGTGTCTGGGGCATCAGGCCATCGGAGCGGCATTCGGAGGCGACGTTGTACGCGCAGGGCGCATCATGCATGGCAAGGTCTGCGCCATGACCCACACGGGCAACCGATTCTTCAAAGACGTGCCCTCGCCGTTCACGGCAACGCGTTACCATTCGCTGATCATCAAACGCGACACGTGCCCGAAGGACCTCGAGATTACGGCGGAAACTGACCAGAAAGAGATCATGGCGGTCGCTCACACGAAGTATCCCATCTTCGGCGTGCAGTTCCATCCCGAGAGCATCCTGACGGAGAACGGAAAACAGATGATCAGGAACTTCATGGACGTGAAGAAGTGA
- the efp gene encoding elongation factor P: MISTADFRNGLVVLQDGELMEIVEFQHVKPGKGGAFVRTKFKNVLTGRVLERTFRSGEKMEDVRLEEQTWQYLYSDGDLYHFMDPNTYEQTVVGSATVGDNKDYLKENNSANLVFYDGKVIKLNMPITVNLQITRCDPGVQGDRATGGTKPATLETGAVVQVPLFVNEGEMIKVDTRTGEYIERVNA; this comes from the coding sequence ATGATTTCGACGGCAGACTTCCGAAACGGGTTGGTAGTACTTCAAGACGGCGAGTTGATGGAAATCGTTGAATTCCAACACGTCAAGCCGGGCAAAGGCGGAGCCTTTGTGCGCACAAAGTTCAAGAACGTGCTGACCGGCCGTGTGCTGGAGCGGACGTTCCGGTCTGGAGAAAAGATGGAGGACGTCCGGCTTGAGGAGCAGACCTGGCAATACCTCTACAGCGACGGCGACCTCTACCATTTCATGGACCCGAACACCTACGAGCAGACGGTCGTTGGTTCCGCCACCGTGGGCGACAACAAAGACTACTTGAAGGAAAACAACTCGGCGAATTTGGTATTCTATGACGGCAAAGTGATTAAACTGAACATGCCGATCACCGTAAACCTGCAAATCACGCGGTGCGATCCGGGAGTGCAGGGAGATAGAGCCACCGGCGGTACGAAGCCCGCCACCTTGGAGACCGGCGCTGTTGTCCAGGTTCCGCTGTTTGTGAATGAAGGTGAAATGATTAAAGTAGACACGCGCACCGGAGAGTACATCGAGCGTGTGAACGCCTGA
- the accC gene encoding acetyl-CoA carboxylase biotin carboxylase subunit, whose product MFRRILIANRGEIAVRIIRACREAGITSIAVYSTADQDCLHASLADESICIGPPVATESYLHMPAIITAAEICDAHAIHPGYGFLSENPRFAAMCRECNIGFIGPSPEAIALSGNKSACRDKVKAAGVPVVPGSEGLVTNGEQALAIARQIGFPVLVKASAGGGGKGMRIAHNDVALQKAVGMASAEAQTAFGDAGVYIEKFVENARHIEFQILGDEHGRIMTLGERECTVQRRHQKLIEETPSTRLNSSMRSKMAKAAIRAAKAIGYTNAGTAEFIVAQDGSFYFIEFNARIQVEHPVTEEVTGMDLVREQIRIAAGEPLKSTWVKTEGHSIEARVYAEDPDANFAPSPGTVTSCHIPGGPGIRVDSHLFAGYTVPRYYDSLLAKVIARGATRDEAISRLAGALQEFTVVGVKTSAALCARIVQSDRFRRGELSTDMVDQFIAKGR is encoded by the coding sequence ATGTTTCGGCGGATACTTATAGCGAACCGCGGCGAAATTGCCGTGCGTATCATTCGTGCGTGCCGGGAAGCGGGCATCACTTCCATTGCGGTGTACTCCACGGCGGACCAGGATTGTCTCCATGCATCCCTGGCTGATGAGAGCATCTGCATTGGGCCGCCCGTGGCCACGGAAAGCTATCTCCACATGCCGGCGATTATCACGGCCGCGGAGATTTGCGACGCCCATGCCATTCATCCGGGATACGGATTCCTATCCGAAAACCCACGTTTTGCGGCCATGTGCCGTGAGTGCAACATCGGCTTTATCGGACCCTCGCCCGAGGCTATCGCCCTCAGCGGCAACAAATCGGCGTGCCGCGACAAAGTGAAAGCTGCCGGCGTGCCGGTTGTTCCTGGCAGCGAAGGCCTTGTGACCAACGGCGAGCAGGCCCTCGCCATCGCGCGGCAGATTGGTTTCCCCGTGCTGGTCAAGGCTTCCGCGGGCGGTGGCGGTAAGGGCATGCGCATCGCCCACAACGATGTCGCGTTGCAGAAAGCCGTCGGCATGGCTTCCGCGGAAGCGCAGACCGCGTTCGGTGACGCAGGGGTATACATCGAGAAGTTTGTCGAGAACGCCCGGCACATCGAGTTTCAAATCCTCGGCGATGAGCATGGCCGCATTATGACCCTTGGCGAACGCGAGTGTACCGTGCAGCGGCGTCACCAGAAGCTCATCGAGGAGACTCCCTCAACGAGGCTCAATTCGTCGATGCGTTCCAAGATGGCCAAGGCCGCTATTCGCGCGGCAAAAGCCATCGGCTACACGAACGCAGGCACGGCGGAGTTCATCGTTGCGCAGGATGGGTCATTCTACTTCATCGAATTCAATGCCCGCATTCAAGTAGAGCATCCCGTGACGGAAGAAGTCACCGGCATGGACCTTGTTCGCGAGCAGATCCGAATTGCCGCGGGTGAGCCCTTGAAGAGCACCTGGGTCAAGACCGAGGGCCACTCGATCGAGGCGCGCGTCTACGCGGAAGATCCGGATGCCAATTTCGCTCCCAGCCCGGGCACGGTCACAAGCTGCCACATTCCCGGCGGACCCGGTATCCGAGTGGACAGCCATCTCTTCGCGGGCTATACCGTTCCCAGGTACTACGACTCCCTGCTGGCCAAAGTCATTGCCCGCGGCGCCACGCGCGACGAAGCCATCAGCCGGTTGGCGGGGGCCTTGCAGGAGTTCACCGTGGTCGGTGTAAAGACATCGGCTGCGCTGTGCGCGCGTATCGTACAGAGCGACCGGTTCCGCAGAGGGGAACTCAGCACCGACATGGTGGATCAATTCATTGCAAAAGGGCGCTGA
- a CDS encoding type I 3-dehydroquinate dehydratase, whose protein sequence is MITIGALNLGNGPRIAVPFRDGTRQEDIRRARELGMHLAELRIDLYSATDTSHVLGEVEKFAGVPTLATIRSSQEGGKWDKSDAERLALFEAVIPHVDAVDIEISSQEIRDDVIATARNAGKTIIASFHDFKGTPPLHVIQAMADEGWKNRATAVKVATRCEDWNDLRTLAEFTLHNVSLGVVSIGMGPTGTVSRILFPALGSLFTFASFGEGTAPGQLTLEETAGYLRGLYPVTS, encoded by the coding sequence ATGATAACAATCGGCGCGTTGAATCTCGGCAATGGACCGCGCATTGCGGTGCCCTTTCGTGATGGAACGAGGCAGGAAGACATTCGCCGCGCAAGAGAACTGGGAATGCACCTGGCCGAGCTCAGAATCGATCTATACTCGGCGACCGATACCAGTCACGTTCTGGGCGAGGTGGAGAAGTTTGCGGGGGTACCCACGCTGGCAACTATTCGTTCATCGCAAGAAGGCGGCAAATGGGACAAGAGCGATGCCGAACGTCTGGCCCTCTTCGAGGCGGTCATTCCGCATGTTGACGCAGTCGACATCGAGATTTCGTCCCAAGAGATTCGCGACGACGTTATTGCCACCGCGAGAAATGCGGGCAAGACGATCATCGCCTCGTTTCACGATTTCAAGGGGACACCGCCACTGCACGTGATTCAAGCCATGGCGGACGAGGGCTGGAAAAACCGCGCCACAGCTGTGAAAGTGGCGACGCGATGCGAAGACTGGAACGATTTGCGCACGTTAGCAGAGTTTACGCTCCACAATGTTTCATTGGGCGTTGTGTCCATCGGCATGGGACCTACGGGCACAGTCTCTCGCATTTTGTTTCCCGCGTTGGGTTCCTTGTTCACTTTTGCCTCTTTCGGAGAAGGCACCGCTCCGGGTCAGCTTACGCTTGAAGAGACTGCGGGGTACCTGCGGGGTCTGTATCCCGTGACTTCCTAA